Proteins encoded in a region of the Pigmentiphaga litoralis genome:
- a CDS encoding PrkA family serine protein kinase produces MNIVEGFKSQYAKTQETEMSLEDYLNLAKRDPMAYSSSAERMLAAIGEPEIVDTRNDPRLSRLFSNRVIKRYPAFKEFFGMEDVIAQIVAFFKHAAQGLEERKQILYLLGPVGGGKSSIAERLKVLMEAYPVYALKGSPVNESPLGLFHPDRFGDLLENEYGISRRYLTGIMSPWAVKRLREFDGDISKFRVVRLNPSVLQQIAIAKTEPGDENNQDISSLVGKVDIRKLDRYSQDDPDAYSYSGGLCLANQGLLEFVEMFKAPIKMLHPLLTATQEGNFKGTEGFSAIPFNGTILAHSNESEWQTFRNNKHNEAFLDRIYIVKVPYCLQVSEEVHIYDKLLQNSSLSAAPCAPGTLEMMAQFSVLTRLKEPENSSIYSKIRVYDGESLKDVDPKAKALQEYKDYAGTDEGMNGVSTRFAYKILSAVFNYDQTEVAANPVHLMYVLEQKIGREDYPEETRRKYLDFIKGYLAPRYAEFIGKEIQTSYLESYSEYGQNIFDRYVTFADCWIQDEEFRDPETGESFDRSSLNAELEKIEKPAGIANPKDFRNEIVNFVLRARANNGGTNPTWTSYEKLREVIEKKMFSNTEDLLPVISFNAKASAEDRSKHQSFVERMVDKGYTEKQVRLLCEWYLRVRKSS; encoded by the coding sequence CTGAATATTGTCGAAGGCTTTAAGTCGCAGTATGCAAAAACCCAAGAGACCGAGATGTCTCTTGAGGACTACCTCAACCTTGCTAAACGCGACCCGATGGCTTATTCCAGTTCTGCGGAACGGATGCTGGCTGCCATCGGTGAGCCTGAAATCGTTGACACCCGCAACGATCCGCGTTTGTCCCGTCTGTTCTCGAACCGCGTCATCAAGCGTTATCCGGCCTTCAAGGAATTCTTTGGCATGGAGGACGTGATCGCGCAGATCGTTGCGTTCTTCAAGCATGCGGCGCAGGGCCTGGAAGAACGCAAGCAGATCCTGTATCTGCTGGGTCCGGTGGGGGGCGGCAAGTCGTCCATTGCCGAACGCCTCAAGGTGCTGATGGAAGCCTATCCGGTGTATGCGCTCAAGGGTTCGCCCGTCAATGAGTCGCCGCTGGGCCTGTTCCACCCGGATCGTTTTGGCGATCTGCTCGAAAACGAATACGGCATTTCGCGCCGCTATCTGACCGGCATCATGTCGCCGTGGGCCGTCAAGCGCCTGCGCGAGTTCGATGGCGACATCTCCAAGTTCCGCGTGGTGCGTCTGAACCCGTCGGTCCTGCAGCAGATCGCCATCGCCAAGACCGAACCGGGCGACGAAAACAACCAGGACATTTCGTCGCTGGTTGGCAAGGTCGATATCCGCAAGCTCGACCGCTACTCGCAAGACGATCCCGATGCGTACAGCTACTCCGGTGGCCTCTGCCTGGCCAACCAGGGTCTGCTCGAATTCGTCGAAATGTTCAAGGCCCCGATCAAGATGCTGCACCCGTTGCTGACCGCGACGCAGGAAGGCAACTTCAAGGGCACGGAAGGCTTTTCGGCCATCCCGTTCAACGGCACGATCCTCGCCCATTCGAATGAATCCGAATGGCAGACCTTCCGCAACAACAAGCACAACGAAGCGTTCCTGGACCGGATCTACATCGTCAAAGTGCCGTATTGCCTGCAGGTGTCCGAAGAGGTTCACATCTACGACAAGCTGCTGCAGAACAGTTCGCTGTCCGCGGCGCCGTGCGCACCTGGCACGCTGGAAATGATGGCGCAGTTCTCGGTGCTCACGCGGCTGAAGGAACCCGAAAATTCCAGCATCTATTCCAAGATCCGCGTGTACGACGGCGAGAGCCTGAAAGACGTCGATCCGAAGGCCAAGGCGCTGCAGGAATACAAGGATTACGCGGGCACGGACGAAGGGATGAACGGGGTGTCGACCCGCTTCGCCTACAAGATCCTGTCGGCGGTGTTCAACTATGACCAGACAGAAGTCGCGGCCAATCCGGTGCACCTGATGTACGTGCTGGAGCAGAAGATCGGCCGGGAAGACTATCCGGAAGAAACGCGCCGCAAATACCTGGACTTCATCAAGGGGTATCTGGCACCGCGGTATGCCGAGTTCATCGGCAAGGAAATCCAGACGTCGTACCTGGAATCGTATTCCGAGTATGGCCAGAACATTTTTGACCGGTATGTGACGTTTGCCGATTGCTGGATCCAGGACGAAGAGTTCCGGGACCCGGAAACCGGTGAAAGCTTCGACAGGTCCTCGCTGAATGCCGAACTCGAAAAGATCGAGAAGCCGGCAGGCATCGCGAACCCGAAAGACTTCCGCAACGAGATCGTCAACTTCGTGCTGCGTGCCCGCGCCAACAACGGCGGCACCAACCCGACCTGGACGAGCTACGAAAAGCTGCGCGAAGTCATCGAGAAGAAGATGTTCTCGAATACCGAAGACCTGCTGCCGGTCATCTCGTTCAACGCCAAGGCCTCGGCCGAAGACCGCAGCAAACACCAGAGCTTTGTCGAGCGCATGGTGGACAAGGGTTATACCGAAAAGCAGGTGCGTCTTCTCTGCGAATGGTATCTGCGGGTGAGGAAGTCTTCCTGA